A stretch of the Janthinobacterium sp. B9-8 genome encodes the following:
- a CDS encoding ABC transporter ATP-binding protein, with amino-acid sequence MTAQIKIEQVNKIFKTPGDDVVALRDINLEIPNGQFVCLLGPSGCGKSTLLNAVAGFSHPTSGSITVDGALIKDTGPDRGMVFQEYALFPWMTVEQNIAFGLTIQKMPQEQIDSKVAELLETLKLVEFRKRFPKDLSGGMRQRVAIARILALNSPIMLMDEPFGALDALTRRSLQDELLKIWQEHKKTILFVTHSIEESIYLADRIIVLTYRPGTVKRDVLVDIPRPRDPSSAEFNALKRELGALVMEEQQRHQQAELCGLSSD; translated from the coding sequence ATGACGGCACAAATCAAAATAGAGCAGGTCAATAAGATTTTTAAAACGCCAGGGGACGATGTGGTGGCCTTGCGTGATATTAATCTGGAGATTCCCAATGGGCAGTTTGTTTGCCTGCTGGGGCCATCGGGCTGTGGCAAATCTACCTTGCTGAACGCGGTAGCTGGGTTTTCCCATCCAACGAGCGGCAGCATCACCGTGGATGGCGCGCTGATTAAAGACACCGGGCCAGATCGCGGCATGGTGTTTCAGGAATACGCGCTGTTCCCATGGATGACGGTTGAGCAGAATATTGCCTTTGGCCTGACTATCCAGAAAATGCCACAGGAACAGATCGATAGCAAAGTGGCCGAGCTGTTAGAAACGCTCAAGCTGGTGGAGTTTCGCAAGCGTTTTCCTAAGGATTTGTCTGGCGGTATGCGCCAGCGCGTGGCCATTGCACGTATTTTGGCGCTTAACTCGCCGATTATGCTGATGGACGAGCCTTTTGGCGCGCTGGATGCGCTCACCCGCCGCAGCTTGCAAGATGAGCTGCTTAAAATCTGGCAGGAGCATAAAAAAACCATTCTGTTTGTCACCCACAGCATCGAGGAATCGATTTATCTGGCCGATCGCATCATTGTGCTTACTTACCGCCCAGGCACGGTAAAGCGCGATGTGCTGGTGGATATTCCAAGGCCGCGCGATCCTAGCTCGGCTGAATTCAACGCGCTTAAACGTGAGCTTGGTGCCTTGGTGATGGAAGAGCAGCAGCGCCATCAGCAGGCCGAGCTATGCGGCTTGAGCTCTGATTAA
- a CDS encoding ABC transporter permease: MNKTLFARAVTGLWLPVVLIALWQAAAMAGWLNPQILPSPWQVVVRWYAYLLPMEAYDASQSSYTAWLFSGEMIHDAIGTLYRVIVGFAIGAGLALPLGLLMGASPRVYSWFNPMIQVLRPIPPIAYIPLSILWFGLGNAPAIFLIVIGAFFPVLMNTIAGVRQVDSIYLRAARNLGAGQSTLFLKVILPAATPYILAGARIGVGTAFIVVIVSEMIAVNNGLGFRILEAREYFWSDKIIAGMLTIGLLGLAIDMAMNKLNNHLLRWHRGLEH; this comes from the coding sequence ATGAATAAAACATTATTCGCCCGTGCCGTGACGGGGCTTTGGTTGCCCGTAGTCTTGATTGCGCTTTGGCAGGCTGCGGCAATGGCGGGCTGGTTAAATCCACAGATTTTGCCTTCTCCATGGCAGGTGGTGGTGCGCTGGTATGCGTATTTATTGCCGATGGAGGCCTATGACGCCAGCCAGAGCAGCTATACCGCTTGGTTGTTTTCAGGGGAAATGATTCACGACGCCATCGGCACGCTGTATCGGGTGATTGTGGGCTTTGCAATTGGCGCTGGGCTGGCTTTGCCGCTGGGGCTGCTCATGGGGGCTAGCCCGCGGGTGTATAGCTGGTTTAATCCCATGATTCAGGTTTTACGGCCGATTCCGCCGATTGCCTATATCCCGCTCTCTATTTTATGGTTTGGTCTGGGTAATGCACCGGCGATTTTCCTGATTGTGATTGGCGCGTTTTTCCCTGTACTCATGAATACCATTGCCGGGGTGCGCCAGGTGGATTCTATCTATCTGCGTGCGGCGCGTAATTTAGGCGCAGGCCAGAGCACCTTGTTCCTGAAAGTGATCTTACCGGCGGCCACGCCGTATATTCTGGCCGGTGCGCGTATTGGGGTGGGCACGGCGTTTATTGTGGTGATCGTTTCCGAAATGATTGCGGTAAATAACGGGCTGGGCTTCAGAATTTTAGAGGCGCGTGAGTATTTTTGGTCAGACAAAATCATTGCAGGCATGTTGACCATCGGCTTATTGGGCCTTGCGATCGATATGGCGATGAATAAACTCAATAACCACTTGTTGCGCTGGCACCGCGGCTTGGAGCACTAA
- a CDS encoding ABC transporter substrate-binding protein, producing the protein MKFTLIASLAMTSFSAYAAEDVIRLGNLKFAHYGAVSYIKEIAPKCGIKVEERMFAKGLDIMPAIIAGEIDVAASAADAAIAGRAGGVPVYAVAGFAKGGIRIVVQPGSTIKNVADFKGKSVGVARGGAQELALLAELAKANLSWSEKPGKDVKIVYLPFADLNQALMQKQIDAMSQSEPQASQAINKGFGVELLKPYDSPMGEPIRTLVMSEKLYSSNRPLAEKFMKCFVQATKAFMDDPKLAENYVRSNMFKGQITVDDYQDAIANSPFYYNLSVEHMQITTDFMAKYGVGKMVKPPVAKEWVKLDLLDQAKKSLNVK; encoded by the coding sequence ATGAAATTCACTTTGATCGCATCGCTAGCCATGACTTCTTTTTCTGCCTATGCCGCAGAGGATGTCATTCGTCTTGGTAATCTCAAATTCGCCCATTACGGTGCGGTATCGTATATCAAGGAAATCGCGCCTAAATGCGGGATTAAGGTAGAGGAGCGGATGTTTGCCAAGGGGCTGGATATTATGCCGGCCATTATTGCGGGCGAAATTGATGTGGCGGCCAGTGCGGCGGACGCGGCAATTGCCGGGCGGGCAGGCGGCGTGCCGGTGTATGCGGTGGCGGGCTTTGCCAAAGGCGGCATTCGTATTGTGGTGCAGCCAGGGTCCACTATTAAAAACGTGGCGGATTTTAAAGGTAAATCGGTAGGGGTGGCACGTGGTGGTGCGCAGGAGCTGGCGCTGTTGGCGGAGCTAGCCAAGGCGAATCTGAGCTGGTCTGAAAAGCCCGGCAAGGATGTCAAAATCGTTTACCTGCCCTTTGCAGATTTAAACCAAGCACTGATGCAAAAGCAAATTGATGCCATGTCGCAATCAGAGCCACAGGCTTCGCAAGCGATTAATAAAGGTTTTGGTGTGGAGTTGCTAAAGCCTTACGATAGCCCGATGGGCGAGCCGATTCGCACCCTTGTGATGAGCGAGAAGCTTTACAGCAGTAATCGCCCGCTGGCGGAAAAGTTTATGAAATGTTTTGTGCAAGCCACCAAAGCCTTTATGGATGACCCTAAACTCGCCGAAAACTATGTGCGCAGCAATATGTTTAAAGGCCAGATTACGGTGGATGATTATCAGGATGCCATTGCTAATTCGCCGTTTTATTACAATCTGAGCGTTGAGCATATGCAGATCACCACCGATTTTATGGCCAAATATGGCGTGGGCAAGATGGTGAAGCCGCCGGTGGCCAAAGAGTGGGTGAAGCTGGATCTGCTCGATCAGGCTAAGAAATCTTTAAACGTGAAATAA